A stretch of the Alnus glutinosa chromosome 6, dhAlnGlut1.1, whole genome shotgun sequence genome encodes the following:
- the LOC133871419 gene encoding plastocyanin-like, whose translation MATVTSAAVAIPSFTGLKAAGAAKVSATAKVSASPVPRLSIKASLKDVGVAVAATAASAILASNAMAIEVLLGGSDGSLAFVPNSFSVSAGEKIVFKNNAGFPHNIVFDEDEVPGGVDVTKISMSEEDLLNAPGETYAVTLTAKGSYTFYCSPHQGAGMVGKVTVN comes from the coding sequence ATGGCTACTGTCACCTCTGCAGCTGTTGCCATCCCATCATTCACCGGCCTGAAGGCAGCCGGGGCAGCCAAAGTTAGCGCCACTGCTAAGGTTTCAGCCTCTCCAGTCCCAAGGCTTAGCATTAAGGCTTCACTCAAGGATGTGGGTGTTGCTGTTGCGGCCACTGCCGCAAGCGCAATCCTTGCAAGCAATGCCATGGCCATAGAGGTCTTGCTTGGTGGCAGCGACGGGTCATTGGCTTTCGTTCCCAACAGCTTCAGCGTGAGCGCCGGAGAAAAGATAGTGTTCAAGAACAACGCCGGGTTCCCCCACAACATTGTGTTCGACGAGGACGAAGTTCCCGGCGGAGTAGACGTGACGAAGATTTCCATGAGTGAGGAGGACCTCCTCAATGCCCCAGGAGAGACATACGCGGTGACCTTGACTGCAAAAGGAAGCTACACGTTCTACTGTTCCCCTCACCAGGGAGCTGGCATGGTGGGAAAAGTGACCGTTAATTAA
- the LOC133870904 gene encoding uncharacterized protein LOC133870904, whose protein sequence is METLGASATILSSSSPPSIFSPRRSDAPRLVRFPMSSKKEANDSDLQSEPKDSSSIVPLFNNRTMSKDEAMGLVLSAASVGGWTTGSGMEGPSVPAGAEDGSSTEKISTFPWSLFTKSPRRRMRVAFTCNICGQRTTRAINPHAYTDGTVFVQCCGCNVFHKLVDNLNLFHEMKCYVNPSFNYRDPKWDDVGFKYLDIDDEDDRNDVFQI, encoded by the exons ATGGAAACCCTAGGCGCCTCTGCGACCatcctctcctcctcctctccacCGTCGATCTTCTCCCCAAGGAGATCCGACGCTCCAAGACTCGTCCGCTTCCCCATGTCTTCCAAGA AGGAAGCTAACGATTCCGATCTCCAATCCGAACCCAAAGACTCCAGCAGCATAGTGCCCCTCTTCAACAATCGCACTATGTCCAAG GATGAGGCGATGGGATTGGTTTTGAGCGCGGCGTCCGTTGGGGGTTGGACGACCGGGTCGGGTATGGAGGGTCCGTCGGTTCCCGCCGGAGCGGAGGACGGATCGAGTACGGAGAAGATCTCGACCTTCCCGTGGTCCCTCTTCACCAAGTCGCCACGTAGGCGTATGCGCGTCGCCTTCACCTGCAACATTTGTGGCCAGAGAACCACTCGCGCTATCAATCCCCATGCCTACACTGACGGCACTGTGTTTGTGCAG TGTTGTGGGTGTAATGTATTTCATAAGCTGGTGGATAATTTGAACCTGTTTCACGAGATGAAGTGTTATGTGAACCCAAGCTTCAATTATCGAGATCCGAAATGGGATGATGTTGGCTTCAAGTACCTTGATAtagatgatgaagatgatagAAATGATGTCTTCCAGATATAA
- the LOC133871397 gene encoding ornithine decarboxylase-like codes for MGSSPKNLQAIMGAPGVRGKRVTTLSKAGLIDFMQSIVFSKQDSREPFYLLDLGAVAGLVDRWTRALPMVRPYYAVKCNPNPAFLGTMAALGSGFDCASRAEIESVLALGVSPDRIIFANPCKAESHIRYGATVGVNLTTFDSSDEIEKIRKWHPKCALLIRIKAPDDGGARCPLGPKYGALPEEVAPLLQAAQSAGLAVAGVSFHIGSGATNSRAYQRAIAAAKTAFETATRLGMPRMRVLNIGGGFMADPQFNEAASAVKAALKSYFGNEPGLTVMGEPGRFFAESAFTLATNIIGKRVRGELREYWINDGIYGSMNCILYDHATVTCTPLACTSNRANPTCKGARTYRSTVFGPTCDALDTVLTGHQLPELQVNDWLVFPSMGAYTAAAGSNFNGFSTSAILTHLVYSNPS; via the coding sequence ATGGGTTCCAGCCCAAAGAACCTCCAGGCTATAATGGGTGCGCCTGGGGTGCGGGGTAAGAGGGTCACGACCCTATCAAAAGCTGGCTTGATCGACTTCATGCAGTCCATCGTTTTCAGCAAGCAAGATTCCAGAGAACCCTTTTACTTGCTTGATTTAGGTGCGGTCGCAGGTCTCGTGGACAGGTGGACCCGGGCCCTCCCAATGGTCCGGCCCTACTACGCCGTCAAGTGCAACCCCAACCCGGCTTTCCTCGGCACCATGGCGGCGCTCGGTTCGGGTTTTGACTGCGCAAGTCGGGCAGAAATTGAGTccgttcttgctctcggtgtttcTCCAGATCGGATCATCTTCGCGAACCCTTGTAAAGCCGAGTCTCACATCAGGTACGGGGCAACCGTTGGCGTGAACCTGACGACTTTTGATTCGAGTGACGAGATCGAAAAGATCCGGAAGTGGCACCCGAAATGTGCTTTGCTGATTCGGATCAAAGCTCCGGATGACGGTGGAGCGCGCTGCCCGTTGGGTCCCAAGTACGGCGCCCTTCCCGAAGAAGTCGCGCCGCTCCTCCAAGCCGCTCAGTCCGCGGGGCTCGCCGTCGCCGGCGTCTCCTTCCATATCGGAAGTGGGGCCACGAATTCGCGCGCGTACCAACGAGCCATAGCAGCGGCTAAAACGGCCTTCGAGACGGCGACTCGGCTTGGCATGCCTCGAATGCGCGTGCTGAACATCGGGGGTGGATTCATGGCTGACCCGCAGTTCAACGAAGCGGCTTCAGCCGTGAAAGCCGCTCTAAAATCGTATTTCGGCAACGAACCGGGACTAACCGTCATGGGCGAGCCGGGCCGGTTCTTCGCCGAGTCGGCTTTCACGCTAGCCACGAACATTATCGGGAAGCGTGTACGGGGCGAGCTTAGGGAGTACTGGATCAACGACGGGATATACGGGTCCATGAACTGCATTCTGTACGACCATGCAACCGTCACATGCACGCCTCTCGCGTGCACATCCAACCGTGCGAACCCCACGTGCAAGGGCGCCAGGACATACAGATCAACGGTTTTTGGGCCCACGTGCGATGCGCTTGATACGGTTTTAACGGGACACCAGCTACCGGAACTGCAGGTCAATGACTGGCTGGTGTTCCCCAGTATGGGTGCGTACACGGCGGCTGCCGGGTCCAACTTCAATGGGTTTAGTACGTCCGCCATTTTGACTCACCTCGTGTACTCGAATCCAAGCTAG